One Eurosta solidaginis isolate ZX-2024a chromosome 5, ASM4086904v1, whole genome shotgun sequence DNA segment encodes these proteins:
- the zpg gene encoding innexin inx5: MYAAVRPLSKYLQFKSVRIYDLVFTLHSKCTVVFLLTCSFLLSAKQYFGEPIQCIGGVDNIEYVNSFCWTMGTYVFNVYETYDRIPHGNKFISTQTGEESPYIAENVLGRVHGVTERIYLRYYQWVIMLLLLQSVVFYFPSFLWKVWEGQRLKQLCSEVGDALIPESTYVERLRMLVKYFSTDYKEIHFCYMIKCLSCEVLNFIISILNMLLLNIFLNDYWTKYIDALAAIPRYDWDNWNRMTSRVFPKISICDYNVFGPGGSQTRRDVLCILPLNILNEKMFAFLWCWFIIMAVIAGLNLLYRLFLISSRTFRLKMISTQVRPMSRTQVELALENISFGDWFLLFKVSVNINPILFREVIQELYEQRKLRNNLESV, translated from the exons ATGTATGCCGCTGTGAGGCCACTCTCCAAATATTTGCAATTCAAATCTGTGCGCATCTATGATCTCGTCTTCACGTTGCATTCCAAGTGCACGGTGGTCTTCCTTTTAACTTGTTCCTTTTTGCTATCGGCCAAGCAGTACTTTGGTGAGCCTATACAATGTATAGGCGGTGTGGATAACATCGAATATGTTAACTCATTTTGCTGGACAATGGGAACTTATGTATTCAACGTTTACGAAACATATGATCGGATACCACATGGAAACAAATTTATAAGTACACAGACCGGAGAAGAATCCCCGTATATAGCGGAAAATGTTCTCGGACGGGTACATGGCGTTACAGAACGTATATATTTACGTTACTACCAATGGGTTATTATGCTACTTTTGTTGCAATCTGTCGTCTTCTATTTTCCATCATTTTTATGGAAGGTGTGGGAAGGTCAACGCCTTAAACAATTATGTTCGGAAGTCG GAGATGCCCTTATACCGGAAAGCACTTATGTTGAACGACTTCGAATGCTGGTAAAATATTTTTCTACTGACTATAAGGAAATACATTTTTGCTACATGATCAAATGCTTATCATGTGAGGTACTAAACTTTATAATCAGT ATATTAAATATGTTGCTACTTAACATATTCTTAAATGATTACTGGACTAAATATATCGATGCGTTAGCAGCTATACCACGTTATGATTGGGACAATTGGAATCGTATGACTTCACGCGTTTTCCCAAAAATTTCTATATGTGACTATAATGTATTTGGACCTGGCGGCTCACAAACTAGGCGCGATGTATTATGCATTCTACCGCTAAATATATTAAatgagaaaatgtttgcttttctTTGGTGCTGGTTCATTATAATGGCAGTTATCGCTGGCTTAAATTTGTTGtatcgtttatttttaatttcgagCAGAACTTTTCGTTTGAAAATGATAAGTACACAGGTACGGCCGATGTCAAGAACACAAGTGGAACTTGCTTTGGAAAATATAAGCTTTGGAGATTGGTTTTTGCTTTTCAAAGTTAGCGTAAATATAAATCCAATTTTGTTTCGAGAAGTCATTCAGGAGCTATATGAACAACGTAAATTACGTAATAATTTGGAATCGGTTTAG